A single region of the Actinoplanes sp. SE50/110 genome encodes:
- a CDS encoding Rieske 2Fe-2S domain-containing protein, with the protein MTTGKPVSMPILNRLEEARRLDGVSDKLQSAVSAAVRPQRLRDLLHGTWLGHPLHPVMVQVPVGAFVSTAILDLLPGVRRAQQTLLAVGVATAVPAAVAGWTDWSQMTRDRRRVGLVHAGSNAVAIGLYAASLVARLRGRTARGKALSLAGLSAAGFGAYLGGHLAYAQSAGTNQAAPDLARLPEEWTEVCSLASVPERRTVVRLAGDVPVLLYRIGDRVSALVERCGHETGPLGEGDVTGAGWDACVVCPWHGSTFRLADGAVVHGPAANNQPVIPVRVQDGRVEIRRP; encoded by the coding sequence TGCCGATCCTCAACCGCCTGGAAGAAGCCCGCCGGCTCGACGGCGTGAGCGACAAGCTGCAGTCCGCGGTCAGCGCCGCGGTCCGCCCGCAACGGCTGCGTGACCTGCTGCACGGCACCTGGCTGGGTCATCCGCTGCACCCGGTGATGGTGCAGGTGCCGGTCGGGGCGTTCGTCTCGACCGCGATCCTCGACCTGCTGCCCGGCGTGCGGCGGGCGCAGCAGACCCTGCTGGCCGTCGGTGTGGCGACCGCGGTCCCGGCCGCGGTGGCCGGCTGGACGGACTGGTCGCAGATGACCCGGGACCGCCGCCGGGTGGGCCTGGTGCACGCCGGCTCCAACGCGGTCGCGATCGGCCTGTACGCCGCCTCGCTGGTGGCCCGGTTGCGCGGCCGGACGGCCCGGGGCAAGGCACTGAGCCTGGCCGGGCTGAGCGCGGCGGGGTTCGGGGCGTATCTGGGCGGGCATCTCGCGTACGCGCAGAGTGCCGGAACCAATCAGGCGGCGCCGGACCTGGCGCGCCTGCCCGAGGAGTGGACCGAGGTCTGCTCGCTGGCCTCGGTGCCGGAGCGGCGGACCGTGGTGCGGCTGGCCGGCGACGTGCCGGTGCTGCTGTACCGGATCGGCGACCGGGTGTCGGCGCTGGTCGAGCGGTGCGGCCACGAGACCGGTCCGCTGGGCGAGGGCGACGTGACCGGTGCCGGCTGGGACGCGTGCGTGGTGTGCCCGTGGCACGGCAGCACGTTCCGGCTCGCCGACGGCGCCGTGGTGCACGGGCCGGCCGCCAACAACCAGCCGGTGATCCCGGTCCGCGTCCAGGACGGCCGGGTCGAGATCCGCCGGCCGTGA
- a CDS encoding MFS transporter, with translation MFAPLRERNYRLWATADLVSTAGTWMQVLGLNWLILSDTGSAATMGLVVMLQALPVLILGTWGGALADRLPARPLLIASQAVRALLALALVAHGGHPLIYAVALASGVISSFEGPALGRFGSALVPPSALGSALALGSVLSSAGRIGGMALGGILVGVTGPAALFVINAVSYLAVIGALSAMRTGELRDLPTAAPGERGIRSGLRYIAGQPIVLIVLALSFVLGSLGRNYQVSMAAMTAGPLHAGSGAYGLLSTVFAVGAVLGGLLLAGSGRSTLRVLLGTGLTISLLQLGAGLAPNLTSFAALILPIAAGAVVFDTVVSTRIQLDTREDMRGRVLAAVGIVSSLSGMFGAPAVGWLCDTAGPRGALLLGGAITTAAALAGAAAVARATGRGLHLPEPFTPAEQMA, from the coding sequence ATGTTCGCACCGCTCCGGGAGCGCAACTACCGCCTCTGGGCCACCGCCGACCTGGTGTCCACCGCCGGCACGTGGATGCAGGTCCTCGGCCTGAACTGGCTGATCCTCTCGGACACCGGCTCGGCCGCCACCATGGGCCTGGTCGTCATGCTGCAGGCCCTGCCGGTCCTGATCCTGGGCACCTGGGGCGGGGCGCTCGCCGACCGGCTGCCGGCCCGCCCGCTGCTGATCGCCTCGCAGGCGGTCCGCGCGCTGCTCGCCCTGGCCCTGGTCGCGCACGGCGGCCACCCGCTGATCTACGCGGTGGCGCTCGCCTCCGGGGTGATCAGCTCGTTCGAGGGCCCGGCCCTGGGCCGGTTCGGCTCCGCCCTGGTCCCGCCGTCCGCGCTCGGCTCGGCGCTGGCCCTCGGCTCGGTGCTCAGTTCGGCCGGCCGGATCGGGGGCATGGCCCTGGGCGGCATCCTGGTCGGCGTCACCGGCCCGGCCGCCCTGTTCGTGATCAACGCGGTCTCGTACCTGGCGGTGATCGGCGCCCTGTCCGCGATGCGCACCGGCGAGCTGCGCGACCTGCCCACCGCCGCTCCCGGCGAGCGCGGCATCCGCTCCGGCCTGCGCTACATCGCCGGTCAGCCGATCGTCCTGATCGTGCTGGCGCTGTCCTTCGTCCTCGGCTCGCTGGGCCGCAACTACCAGGTCAGCATGGCCGCCATGACGGCCGGTCCGCTGCACGCCGGTTCCGGCGCCTACGGCCTGCTGTCCACCGTCTTCGCGGTCGGCGCGGTCCTCGGCGGCCTGCTGCTGGCCGGCTCCGGCCGCTCCACCCTGCGGGTGCTGCTCGGCACCGGCCTCACCATCAGCCTGCTGCAGCTCGGCGCCGGCCTGGCCCCGAATCTCACCTCGTTCGCCGCCCTGATCCTCCCGATCGCCGCCGGCGCGGTCGTCTTCGACACCGTCGTCTCCACCCGGATCCAGCTGGACACCCGCGAGGACATGCGCGGCCGGGTGCTGGCCGCGGTCGGCATCGTCTCCTCCCTGTCCGGGATGTTCGGCGCCCCGGCGGTCGGCTGGCTCTGCGACACCGCCGGCCCCCGCGGCGCGCTGCTGCTCGGTGGCGCGATCACCACCGCCGCCGCGCTGGCCGGCGCGGCGGCCGTCGCCCGCGCCACCGGCCGTGGGCTGCACCTGCCGGAGCCCTTCACCCCGGCGGAGCAGATGGCCTGA
- a CDS encoding HAD-IIIA family hydrolase, whose protein sequence is MSRLYDAVLFDRDGTLIADVPYNGDPDRVRPMPGARAALDRLRAAGLRLGVVTNQSGLARGNFTPGQLASVHHRVEELLGPFDTWQICPHDDTAGCDCRKPRPGMIVEAARALGTTPQRCVVVGDIGRDMAAALAAGAAGILVPTPVTLPDEVDAAPAVVPDLTAAAELILHREALVTPAPRPHPAGTVLVVRSDSAGDVLVTGPAIRAVAHGSERVVLLCGPRGRAAAELLPGVDELISWKLPWIDPEPDPVAAADLGGLTERIRAAGVDEAVVFTSYHQSALPLALLLRTAGVQRITAISEDYPGSLLDVRHRVPPGVPEPERARSVAAAAGFGLPPGDDGGLRVRGDDGFPARAGGGPRVRDGKGPRLRDGEDPRVRDGEDPRVRDGEDPRLRDGEDPRVRESGGPRAGVPRQVAGGGHVVVHPGASVEARSCPPDNLRRIVRELTAAGHRVTVTAGPGEENLAAYVADAVADLVAPPTLTDLAHLVAAASCLVVGNTGPAHLAAAVGTPVISLYAPTVPYAQWGPYRVPAVRLGRAGAACRDTRATRCPVPGHPCLSTVEPAQVLDAVERLGAASLEDVA, encoded by the coding sequence ATGTCGCGGCTCTACGACGCCGTCCTGTTCGACCGGGACGGCACGCTGATCGCCGACGTCCCCTACAACGGTGACCCGGACCGGGTCCGGCCGATGCCCGGCGCCCGGGCCGCCCTCGACCGCCTGCGCGCCGCCGGCCTGCGCCTCGGCGTCGTCACCAACCAGTCCGGGCTGGCCCGCGGCAACTTCACCCCCGGGCAGCTCGCCTCCGTCCACCACCGGGTCGAGGAGCTGCTCGGCCCGTTCGACACCTGGCAGATCTGCCCGCACGACGACACCGCCGGCTGCGACTGCCGCAAACCGCGACCGGGAATGATCGTCGAGGCCGCGCGGGCGCTGGGCACCACCCCGCAGCGCTGCGTGGTGGTCGGCGACATCGGGCGGGACATGGCCGCGGCCCTGGCCGCCGGGGCCGCCGGCATCCTGGTGCCGACCCCGGTCACGCTGCCCGACGAGGTCGACGCCGCCCCGGCCGTGGTGCCCGACCTGACCGCGGCCGCCGAGCTGATCCTGCACCGCGAAGCCCTGGTCACCCCGGCGCCGCGGCCCCACCCGGCCGGCACGGTGCTGGTGGTGCGCTCCGACTCGGCCGGCGACGTGCTGGTCACCGGGCCGGCGATCCGGGCGGTCGCGCACGGCAGTGAGCGGGTGGTGCTGCTCTGCGGGCCCCGCGGCCGGGCGGCGGCCGAGCTGCTGCCCGGCGTCGACGAACTGATCTCGTGGAAGCTGCCGTGGATCGACCCGGAACCCGATCCGGTGGCGGCGGCCGATCTCGGCGGGCTGACCGAGCGGATCCGGGCGGCCGGGGTGGACGAGGCGGTGGTGTTCACCTCGTACCACCAGTCGGCGCTGCCGCTCGCGCTGCTGCTGCGCACCGCCGGGGTGCAGCGGATCACCGCGATCAGCGAGGACTATCCGGGCTCCCTGCTGGACGTGCGGCACCGGGTACCGCCCGGGGTGCCGGAGCCGGAACGGGCCCGCAGCGTGGCCGCGGCGGCCGGGTTCGGACTGCCCCCGGGCGACGACGGCGGCCTGCGGGTACGCGGCGACGACGGCTTCCCGGCCCGCGCCGGCGGCGGCCCGCGAGTACGTGACGGTAAGGGCCCACGACTGCGTGACGGCGAGGACCCGCGAGTACGTGACGGCGAGGACCCGCGAGTACGTGACGGCGAGGACCCGCGACTACGTGACGGCGAGGATCCGCGGGTGCGGGAGAGCGGCGGCCCGCGGGCGGGTGTCCCGCGACAGGTCGCGGGTGGCGGGCACGTGGTGGTGCACCCCGGGGCCAGCGTCGAGGCGCGCTCCTGCCCGCCGGACAACCTGCGGCGCATCGTGCGCGAACTCACCGCGGCCGGGCACCGCGTCACGGTCACCGCGGGGCCGGGCGAGGAGAACCTGGCGGCGTACGTCGCCGATGCCGTGGCGGACCTGGTGGCGCCGCCCACCCTGACCGATCTCGCCCACCTGGTGGCGGCCGCCTCCTGCCTGGTGGTCGGCAACACCGGCCCGGCGCATCTGGCCGCCGCCGTCGGCACCCCGGTGATCAGCCTGTACGCGCCGACCGTCCCGTACGCCCAGTGGGGTCCCTACCGGGTGCCGGCGGTCCGGCTCGGCCGGGCCGGCGCCGCCTGCCGTGACACCCGGGCCACCCGCTGCCCGGTGCCCGGCCATCCCTGCCTGTCCACCGTCGAACCGGCCCAGGTGCTCGACGCCGTCGAGCGGCTCGGCGCCGCCAGCCTTGAGGACGTCGCGTGA
- a CDS encoding glycosyltransferase family 2 protein, producing the protein MITVVVPTLGRPSLGALLAALPRDLDILVVDDRPFPPDPLTVPDHVTVIPGPACGPAAARNAGWRATRAEWVVFLDDDVLPGPDWAGRLADDLADAKPDVGGVQGRLRVPLPGHRRPTDWERVTAGLADGSWLTADMAYRRAALEAVDGFDERLPRAFREDADLAYRVRAAGWRLTTGERTTLHPVRPESPWVSLRTQRGNADDALLRRIHGPDWRRRLEIPPGRRSRHAGITGLLAAALIAGAAAAVTRRRGWTVAAAAAATGWVAGTAEFATARIAPGPRDRREVATMVVTSVAIPPVAVAHWLRGWWRWRSAAPKAAAALTAAAPEAAAALTAAAPEAAAALTAAASNAAAAPEAAGRHVTAPEAAAAAPRPAAG; encoded by the coding sequence GTGATCACCGTCGTGGTGCCGACCCTCGGCCGTCCCAGCCTGGGCGCGCTGCTCGCCGCGCTACCCCGCGACCTGGACATCCTGGTGGTCGACGACCGCCCGTTCCCGCCCGATCCGCTGACCGTTCCGGACCACGTCACGGTGATCCCGGGGCCGGCCTGCGGGCCGGCCGCGGCGCGCAACGCCGGCTGGCGGGCCACCCGCGCCGAGTGGGTGGTCTTCCTCGACGACGACGTGCTGCCTGGCCCGGACTGGGCGGGGCGGCTCGCCGACGATCTGGCCGACGCGAAACCGGACGTCGGCGGCGTGCAGGGCCGGCTGCGGGTGCCGCTGCCCGGGCACCGCCGGCCGACCGACTGGGAGCGGGTCACCGCCGGCCTGGCCGACGGGTCCTGGCTGACCGCCGACATGGCCTACCGCCGGGCGGCCCTCGAAGCGGTCGACGGCTTCGACGAGCGGCTGCCGCGCGCCTTCCGCGAGGACGCGGACCTGGCCTACCGGGTGCGCGCGGCCGGCTGGCGGCTGACGACGGGGGAGCGCACGACACTGCACCCGGTCCGCCCGGAGAGCCCCTGGGTCAGCCTGCGCACCCAGCGGGGCAACGCCGACGACGCCCTGCTGCGCCGGATCCACGGTCCGGACTGGCGGCGGCGCCTGGAGATCCCGCCCGGCCGCCGGTCCCGGCACGCGGGGATCACCGGGCTGCTCGCCGCCGCGCTGATCGCCGGGGCGGCCGCGGCGGTCACCCGGCGCCGCGGCTGGACGGTCGCCGCGGCGGCCGCGGCCACCGGCTGGGTGGCCGGCACCGCCGAGTTCGCCACCGCCCGGATCGCGCCCGGGCCGCGCGACCGGCGGGAGGTCGCGACGATGGTCGTCACCAGCGTCGCCATTCCGCCGGTGGCGGTCGCCCACTGGCTGCGCGGCTGGTGGCGCTGGCGATCAGCGGCACCCAAAGCAGCGGCGGCATTGACAGCAGCGGCCCCCGAAGCAGCGGCGGCATTGACAGCAGCGGCCCCCGAAGCAGCGGCGGCGTTGACAGCAGCGGCATCCAACGCAGCGGCGGCACCCGAGGCGGCAGGGCGGCACGTAACGGCCCCGGAGGCAGCGGCGGCGGCACCGAGACCGGCGGCCGGGTGA
- a CDS encoding carbamoyltransferase C-terminal domain-containing protein, which translates to MRVLGINAIFHDPAAALIVDGQVVAAAEEERFSRRKHGKRPVPFAAWELPELSAAWCLQEAGLTPGDLDAVAYSFDPGITRDAADLGLDDPWDHLRVDYARRAPQFLAAALPGLDPEQVRFVPHHVAHAASAGLSVPDDNAVLVLDGRGEVAGHLAGAYRDGELSVLRTQELPHSLGLLYEDLTRHLGFLHSSDEYKVMALASYGKPKFLDLLRELVRSTGDGGFTVERIDWGALAKPCAPGAELSDVHADLAASVQKRLEEVILDLARWTYEASGGLPTLTMAGGTALNCVANGRLAAEGPFDRVWVQPAAGDSGTALGAALAVHGQSIPFTTAALGRGWSDEELEADLKRAALPYTRPASIAAEAAEVLARNGIVAWYQGRSEYGPRALGHRSLLAHPGDKDTQRRMNDVKGREQFRPIAPMVRAERFHDIFEGVYPSEHMLFVHRVKPDWRDRIPAVVHVDGTARVQTVHADTEPVVAEMLAEFEKRTGLPVVVNTSLNTAGRPMVDTPREAMELFGSAPVDLLAIGPFAVHRAGAFRA; encoded by the coding sequence ATGCGAGTCCTGGGAATCAACGCGATCTTCCACGATCCGGCGGCTGCTCTGATCGTGGACGGTCAGGTGGTGGCCGCCGCCGAGGAGGAGCGGTTCAGCCGCCGCAAGCACGGCAAGCGCCCGGTCCCGTTCGCCGCCTGGGAGCTGCCCGAACTCTCCGCCGCGTGGTGTCTGCAGGAGGCCGGGCTGACCCCCGGTGACCTGGACGCGGTCGCCTACTCGTTCGACCCCGGGATCACCCGGGACGCCGCCGACCTGGGCCTCGACGACCCCTGGGACCACCTGCGCGTCGACTATGCCCGGCGGGCCCCGCAGTTCCTCGCCGCCGCGCTGCCCGGCCTCGACCCGGAACAGGTCCGCTTCGTGCCGCACCACGTCGCGCACGCGGCCTCGGCCGGGCTGTCCGTGCCGGACGACAACGCGGTGCTGGTCCTCGACGGGCGCGGCGAGGTCGCCGGGCACCTGGCCGGCGCCTACCGCGACGGCGAGCTGAGCGTGCTGCGCACCCAGGAACTGCCGCACTCGCTCGGGCTGCTCTACGAGGACCTGACCCGCCACCTCGGCTTCCTGCACTCCAGCGACGAGTACAAGGTGATGGCGCTCGCGTCGTACGGCAAGCCGAAGTTCCTCGATCTTCTCCGGGAGCTGGTCCGCAGCACCGGCGACGGCGGGTTCACCGTCGAGCGCATCGACTGGGGCGCGCTGGCCAAGCCGTGCGCGCCCGGCGCGGAACTCTCGGACGTGCACGCCGACCTCGCCGCCAGCGTGCAGAAACGCCTGGAAGAGGTGATCCTCGACCTGGCCCGGTGGACCTACGAGGCGTCCGGTGGCCTGCCCACTCTCACCATGGCCGGCGGCACCGCGCTCAACTGCGTGGCCAACGGCCGGCTGGCCGCCGAGGGCCCGTTCGACCGGGTCTGGGTGCAGCCGGCGGCCGGCGACTCCGGCACCGCGCTCGGCGCGGCCCTCGCGGTACACGGGCAGAGCATCCCGTTCACCACCGCCGCGCTCGGCCGCGGCTGGTCCGACGAGGAGCTGGAAGCCGACCTGAAGCGGGCCGCACTGCCCTACACCCGGCCCGCGTCGATCGCCGCCGAAGCCGCCGAGGTGCTCGCCCGCAACGGCATCGTCGCCTGGTACCAGGGGCGCAGCGAGTACGGCCCGCGCGCGCTCGGGCACCGCTCGCTGCTCGCCCACCCCGGCGACAAGGACACCCAGCGCCGGATGAACGACGTGAAGGGCCGCGAGCAGTTCCGCCCGATCGCCCCGATGGTCCGCGCCGAACGGTTCCACGACATCTTCGAAGGCGTCTACCCGAGCGAGCACATGCTGTTCGTGCACCGGGTCAAGCCGGACTGGCGGGATCGGATCCCGGCCGTCGTGCACGTCGACGGCACCGCCCGGGTGCAGACCGTGCACGCCGACACCGAGCCGGTGGTCGCCGAGATGCTCGCCGAGTTCGAGAAGCGGACCGGCCTGCCGGTGGTGGTCAACACCTCGCTGAACACCGCCGGGCGCCCGATGGTCGACACGCCCCGCGAGGCGATGGAACTGTTCGGATCGGCGCCGGTCGATCTGCTCGCGATCGGCCCGTTCGCGGTCCACCGGGCCGGGGCGTTCCGCGCGTGA
- a CDS encoding ChaB family protein — translation MPTRDEMPSTLRRSPKKAQDTYVAAHDSAVDQYGEGERAHRTAFSAVKHSFEKVGDHWEPKAKKGPSDAKAAGGRDTRAETAGGVDANASKEHLLDLAKRLDVTGRSRMTKAELVDAIQKANDRSTRKARS, via the coding sequence ATGCCCACCCGCGACGAGATGCCGTCGACGCTGCGGCGTTCCCCGAAGAAGGCGCAGGACACGTACGTCGCGGCCCACGACTCCGCGGTCGATCAGTACGGTGAGGGGGAACGCGCGCACCGCACCGCGTTCTCCGCGGTCAAGCACTCGTTCGAGAAGGTCGGCGACCACTGGGAGCCGAAGGCGAAGAAGGGCCCGAGCGACGCGAAGGCCGCCGGTGGCCGGGACACCCGGGCCGAGACGGCCGGTGGGGTGGATGCCAACGCCAGCAAGGAGCACCTGCTCGACCTCGCGAAGCGGCTCGACGTCACCGGCCGGTCCCGGATGACCAAGGCCGAGCTGGTCGACGCGATCCAGAAGGCGAACGACCGGAGCACCCGCAAGGCCCGCTCCTGA
- a CDS encoding glycosyltransferase family 2 protein: MSVINAQDVETDEVTVVVATRNRADRLRDTVPHHRAPTIIVDNASDQPLDFPGVVRLPENLGAAARNIGVELATTPYVAFADDDSYWQPDSLAQAAKIFRAHPRTALLTARVLIGPEARVDPISDEMARAPLGTAPDAPGPAVLGFLSCATIVRRDAFLGVNGFHPRLFVYGEEALLAMDLAAAGHHLAYVQALTVRHFPEPAGRDPRARLRREARNRALTALLRRPPRVVATTLAEVARTEPAALLDVTRDLPWALTHRRPLPGEVEAALRRLES, from the coding sequence ATGTCCGTGATCAACGCCCAGGACGTCGAAACCGACGAGGTCACCGTGGTGGTCGCCACCCGCAACCGCGCCGACCGGCTCCGCGACACCGTCCCGCATCACCGAGCGCCGACGATCATCGTCGACAACGCCTCGGACCAGCCCCTGGACTTCCCCGGCGTGGTCCGGCTTCCGGAGAATCTCGGGGCCGCCGCCCGCAACATCGGCGTCGAGCTGGCCACCACCCCGTACGTCGCGTTCGCCGACGACGACTCGTACTGGCAGCCGGACTCCCTGGCCCAGGCCGCCAAGATCTTCCGTGCCCACCCCCGGACGGCCCTGCTGACGGCCCGGGTGCTGATCGGTCCCGAAGCCCGCGTCGACCCGATCTCGGACGAGATGGCCCGGGCTCCGCTCGGCACCGCGCCGGACGCCCCCGGCCCCGCGGTCCTCGGCTTCCTGTCCTGCGCCACGATCGTCCGACGCGACGCGTTCCTTGGGGTCAACGGCTTTCACCCCAGGCTCTTCGTGTACGGCGAGGAAGCCCTGCTCGCGATGGACCTCGCCGCCGCGGGCCATCATCTCGCCTACGTGCAGGCGCTGACCGTCCGCCACTTCCCGGAGCCGGCCGGCCGTGACCCCCGGGCCCGCCTGCGCCGCGAAGCCCGCAACCGGGCCCTGACCGCGCTGCTGCGCCGCCCGCCACGAGTGGTCGCGACGACCCTGGCCGAGGTCGCCCGCACCGAGCCGGCAGCCCTGCTGGACGTCACCCGGGACCTGCCGTGGGCGCTCACCCATCGGCGTCCGCTCCCCGGCGAGGTGGAGGCGGCCCTGCGCCGCCTGGAAAGCTGA
- a CDS encoding sigma-70 family RNA polymerase sigma factor, with product MRDLDRLEPLEDLDLMADRYAHACERADCREQRRLRERFVREALPFAGRLARRYRGRGEPTDDLVQVARLGLIKTVDRFDPQRGSFTAYAILTITGEIKRHFRDHTWGVHVPRGQQDRVLEFVHARAELTSELARTPTLAELAERLGLDETQVRGAQTSAAAHNTESLNVPLGDTGSEAGDLIGDVDGDLSLVDDRTTVESLLCELPARERRLLALRFWGNLSQVEIADELGISQMHVSRLLSRTLSWLREAMLTDVTPPWAGAGAPEHLVLATAVPDGVRADVRGEIDRDNANQVRRDLMTAAGTCGRGRRLTVDLSGVPLLSAAGIGMLTAVYEVARQREVRMLITGVQPYVARVLAISGLGELLVP from the coding sequence ATGCGGGACCTGGACCGGCTGGAACCACTTGAAGACCTGGACCTGATGGCCGACAGGTACGCCCACGCATGCGAACGCGCCGACTGCCGGGAACAGCGGCGACTGAGAGAACGCTTCGTCCGGGAGGCGCTGCCGTTCGCCGGACGGCTGGCCCGCCGCTACCGCGGACGCGGCGAGCCCACCGACGACCTGGTGCAGGTGGCGCGGCTGGGGCTGATCAAGACGGTGGACCGGTTCGACCCACAGCGGGGATCGTTCACCGCGTACGCGATCCTGACCATCACCGGGGAGATCAAACGGCACTTCCGGGACCACACCTGGGGGGTGCACGTGCCGCGCGGACAGCAGGACCGGGTGCTCGAATTCGTGCACGCCCGCGCCGAGCTGACCAGCGAACTGGCCCGCACACCGACGTTGGCCGAGTTGGCCGAACGCCTCGGCCTGGACGAGACGCAGGTGCGCGGCGCGCAGACGTCCGCGGCCGCGCACAACACCGAATCGCTGAACGTGCCGCTCGGCGACACCGGCTCCGAGGCCGGCGACCTGATCGGCGACGTGGACGGCGACCTGTCCCTGGTCGACGACCGGACCACCGTCGAAAGCCTGCTCTGCGAGCTGCCGGCCCGCGAGCGGCGGCTACTGGCGCTGCGGTTCTGGGGCAACCTGAGCCAGGTCGAGATCGCCGACGAACTGGGCATCTCGCAGATGCACGTGTCCCGGCTGCTCAGCCGCACCCTGTCCTGGCTGCGCGAGGCGATGCTGACCGACGTGACGCCGCCCTGGGCCGGCGCCGGCGCCCCGGAACACCTGGTGCTGGCCACCGCCGTGCCGGACGGGGTGCGGGCCGACGTGCGCGGCGAGATCGACCGGGACAACGCCAACCAGGTGCGCCGCGATCTGATGACCGCGGCCGGCACCTGCGGGCGGGGCCGCCGGCTGACCGTCGACCTGTCCGGGGTCCCGCTGCTGAGCGCGGCCGGGATCGGGATGCTGACCGCGGTGTACGAGGTGGCCCGGCAGCGCGAGGTGCGGATGCTGATCACCGGGGTGCAGCCGTACGTGGCCCGGGTGCTGGCCATCTCCGGCCTGGGCGAGCTGCTGGTCCCCTGA
- a CDS encoding aldehyde dehydrogenase — translation MREVTQLIGGAWRPGGSGRELTVSNPADDSLVTRTVASDEGDVVAAVGAARDAAPGWAATAPAARGAALHAVANAVEADADELAALMSAEMGKPVADARDSVLAGVGTLRQYAELGPVHRGRTLAGNDDAIDLMAYGPRGVVAVITPWNDPVAVACGLLGAALVTGNTVVHKPSERTPGTGHRLIELFALHFPAGVLNMVAGDGAVGAVLAAARVDVVAHVGSTATGRSIAAACARTGAKALLENGGKDPLLVDAGVDPGWAAGQAALGAFANSGQICVAVERIYVHRAVAGEFLAALESEAEAWGSRIGPLVDRRLRAAVDDQVQRAVKDGAVALRGGAVPAGPGAFYPPTVLSDCTDDMAVMRDETFGPVAPVMVVDSFADGLRRSGASDYGLAATVLTPSMSNAQAAWRALPAGTVKINAVFGGAPGGAAQPRGFSGSGFGYGPELLDEMTCTKVVHLAAPAGGW, via the coding sequence ATGCGTGAGGTCACCCAGCTCATCGGCGGCGCGTGGCGCCCGGGCGGCTCCGGCCGCGAACTGACCGTTTCGAACCCGGCCGACGACAGTCTCGTCACCCGGACCGTGGCCTCCGACGAGGGGGACGTGGTGGCCGCGGTGGGCGCGGCCCGCGACGCCGCGCCGGGCTGGGCCGCGACCGCTCCGGCGGCCCGCGGGGCGGCGCTGCACGCGGTGGCGAACGCGGTGGAGGCGGACGCCGACGAGCTCGCCGCCCTGATGTCGGCGGAGATGGGCAAGCCGGTCGCCGACGCCCGCGACTCGGTGCTGGCCGGGGTCGGCACGCTGCGGCAGTACGCCGAACTCGGCCCGGTGCACCGCGGGCGGACGCTGGCCGGCAACGACGACGCGATCGACCTGATGGCGTACGGGCCGCGCGGGGTGGTCGCGGTGATCACGCCGTGGAACGACCCGGTGGCGGTGGCCTGCGGGCTGCTCGGGGCGGCGCTGGTGACCGGCAACACGGTGGTGCACAAGCCGAGCGAGCGGACGCCGGGGACCGGGCACCGGCTGATCGAGCTGTTCGCCCTGCACTTCCCGGCCGGCGTGCTGAACATGGTCGCCGGGGACGGCGCGGTGGGTGCGGTGCTGGCGGCGGCCCGGGTCGACGTGGTGGCGCACGTGGGGTCGACGGCGACCGGGCGGTCGATCGCCGCGGCGTGCGCGCGGACCGGGGCGAAGGCGCTGCTGGAGAACGGCGGCAAGGATCCGCTGCTGGTCGATGCCGGGGTGGATCCGGGATGGGCGGCCGGGCAGGCGGCGCTGGGCGCGTTCGCCAACTCGGGGCAGATCTGCGTCGCGGTGGAACGCATCTACGTGCACCGGGCGGTGGCCGGGGAGTTCCTGGCGGCGCTGGAGTCCGAGGCGGAGGCCTGGGGGTCGCGGATCGGGCCACTGGTGGACCGGCGGTTGCGGGCGGCGGTGGACGACCAGGTGCAGCGGGCCGTGAAGGACGGTGCGGTGGCGCTGCGCGGCGGGGCGGTACCGGCCGGGCCGGGGGCGTTCTATCCGCCCACCGTGCTCTCCGACTGCACCGACGACATGGCGGTGATGCGCGACGAGACGTTCGGCCCGGTGGCGCCGGTGATGGTGGTGGACTCGTTCGCCGACGGCCTGCGCCGGTCCGGTGCCTCCGACTACGGTCTCGCGGCCACCGTCCTGACGCCGTCGATGAGCAACGCCCAGGCGGCATGGCGTGCCCTGCCGGCCGGGACCGTGAAGATCAACGCGGTGTTCGGCGGGGCGCCGGGGGGCGCGGCTCAGCCCCGGGGGTTCTCCGGGAGCGGGTTCGGCTACGGGCCGGAGTTGCTCGACGAGATGACCTGCACGAAGGTGGTGCACCTGGCCGCGCCGGCCGGCGGATGGTAG